A stretch of bacterium DNA encodes these proteins:
- the xseA gene encoding Exodeoxyribonuclease 7 large subunit: protein MRALYNARMEREGEHERLLPSVVPVSPAAGRRQTRPPTLLEPARVLSVADLTTQIRQLLEGAPQLQQVRVQGEVADYRGPASSGHHYFALKDADAQISCVIWAGTARNLRLGTFSTGDQVILTGDLRLYAPRGTYQLSVTDFERAGQGAAWIQFLELKAQLEAEGLFAPERKLSLPLYPRCIGIVTSTEAAALRDILKILRRRAPHIPVRIAPALVQGPLAAPALQKALYALAQEPTVDVIILARGGGSYEDLACFNDEALVRALAQTSTPVVTGVGHETDFTLVDFVSDLRAPTPTAAAALVSPDVMTLTSDLHEQMASARQTLERRLRQAGQHLSALMARPVMARPARELEDRRQQVDELLERAGRQLSRRLAWHQQELEHLGRLRAVRTPARRLAYFRQRLDQTALTRLAHLRSQFTRRQERLEALVRLLAETHPSRLLQRGYALVRNEAGQIVSRVQQVQPDQTLIMQLTDGSVPVRVAGPPIPTQEPTQP, encoded by the coding sequence GTGAGAGCCCTCTACAATGCCCGTATGGAACGCGAAGGGGAGCACGAACGATTATTGCCCTCCGTGGTGCCGGTGAGTCCGGCGGCGGGCCGACGACAAACACGTCCACCCACGCTGCTGGAACCCGCACGGGTCTTGTCGGTGGCGGATCTCACGACCCAGATTCGCCAGTTGCTGGAAGGCGCGCCACAGTTGCAGCAGGTGCGGGTGCAGGGCGAAGTCGCGGACTATCGCGGACCCGCCAGCTCCGGCCATCACTACTTCGCGCTGAAAGATGCCGACGCCCAAATCAGCTGCGTCATCTGGGCCGGCACCGCCCGTAATCTCCGCCTCGGGACCTTCAGCACGGGCGACCAGGTCATCCTCACCGGCGACCTGCGCCTCTATGCCCCGCGTGGGACCTACCAGCTCAGCGTGACGGACTTCGAGCGGGCGGGACAGGGCGCGGCCTGGATCCAGTTTCTGGAACTCAAAGCCCAACTGGAAGCCGAGGGACTCTTCGCTCCTGAGCGGAAGCTGTCCCTGCCGCTCTATCCCCGGTGCATTGGCATCGTCACCAGCACCGAAGCGGCAGCGTTGCGTGACATCCTGAAAATCCTGCGACGGCGTGCGCCGCATATTCCGGTCCGGATCGCCCCGGCCCTGGTGCAGGGCCCCCTCGCTGCCCCGGCCTTGCAGAAGGCACTCTACGCGCTGGCGCAGGAGCCCACGGTGGATGTCATCATCCTGGCCCGGGGCGGCGGCAGCTATGAAGACCTGGCCTGCTTCAACGATGAAGCCCTGGTCCGGGCCCTGGCACAGACGTCCACACCTGTGGTCACGGGTGTCGGACACGAAACCGATTTCACGCTGGTCGACTTCGTGTCGGACCTGCGAGCCCCAACGCCCACCGCTGCCGCTGCGCTGGTCTCGCCCGATGTCATGACACTGACGTCGGATCTGCACGAGCAGATGGCGTCCGCACGACAGACGCTGGAGCGTCGCCTGCGACAGGCCGGGCAGCATCTGTCCGCACTGATGGCGCGACCAGTGATGGCGCGTCCTGCCCGGGAGCTGGAAGACCGCCGCCAGCAGGTCGATGAGTTGCTGGAGCGCGCCGGACGTCAGCTGTCGCGGCGACTCGCCTGGCATCAGCAAGAGTTGGAACATCTCGGACGGCTCCGGGCGGTCCGTACACCAGCCAGGCGACTGGCCTACTTCCGACAACGACTCGATCAGACCGCGCTCACCCGACTGGCACATCTGCGGTCGCAATTCACCCGACGCCAGGAACGTCTGGAGGCCCTGGTCCGGCTTCTGGCAGAAACCCATCCTTCCCGTTTGCTGCAGCGGGGGTATGCCCTGGTGCGGAATGAGGCCGGGCAGATTGTTTCGCGCGTGCAACAGGTGCAGCCGGATCAGACCCTTATCATGCAACTCACGGATGGGTCCGTGCCGGTGCGAGTCGCCGGACCGCCTATCCCCACCCAGGAGCCAACTCAGCCATGA
- the xseB gene encoding Exodeoxyribonuclease 7 small subunit — protein sequence MSDPTPLPPDIAALSFEDAFEQLQELTQDLESDSLPLEEALQAFETASLLHRRCQHLLQAAEERIQVLQNGAWEAYDDPADS from the coding sequence ATGAGCGACCCCACACCATTGCCGCCCGACATCGCAGCACTCTCGTTTGAGGACGCCTTTGAGCAGCTCCAGGAGCTCACCCAGGACCTGGAGTCAGACAGCCTCCCGCTCGAAGAGGCGCTGCAGGCGTTCGAGACCGCCAGCCTGTTGCATCGGCGCTGCCAGCATTTGCTCCAGGCAGCCGAAGAGCGAATCCAGGTGCTGCAGAACGGTGCCTGGGAGGCTTATGACGATCCGGCAGATTCCTGA
- the tlyA gene encoding 16S/23S rRNA (cytidine-2'-O)-methyltransferase TlyA — translation MTPAITKVRLDQLLTDRGLAPSRSRAQALILAGQVMVNGQRVVKAGTPIPVDAVIDLITPDHPWVSRGGLKLDHGLAHWPIDVAGKRCLDVGASTGGFTDVLLSRGAAAVVAVDAGINQLAWKLRSDARVTVLEQTNARTLTLADIGGPVNCIVMDVSFISQKLILPQFPALLTPPGDVIALIKPQFEVGRGEVGSGGVVREPSLWARTIREVTAAYEAQGFALRGLLCSEPPGPEGNREFLLWVSQAGDSASLEPLLEAALERAQQL, via the coding sequence ATGACCCCCGCCATCACCAAAGTCCGGCTGGACCAGCTCCTCACCGATCGGGGACTGGCCCCTTCCCGTAGCCGGGCGCAGGCGCTCATCTTGGCAGGCCAGGTGATGGTCAATGGGCAACGGGTCGTGAAGGCCGGCACCCCCATTCCGGTCGATGCCGTGATTGACCTCATTACCCCTGACCATCCCTGGGTCTCCCGGGGCGGACTGAAACTCGATCACGGGCTCGCCCACTGGCCCATTGATGTGGCAGGCAAGCGCTGCCTCGATGTCGGGGCCTCCACCGGCGGCTTCACCGATGTCTTGCTGAGCCGGGGAGCCGCTGCGGTCGTGGCGGTCGATGCCGGGATCAATCAGCTCGCCTGGAAGCTCCGGTCGGATGCGCGGGTGACGGTTCTGGAGCAGACCAACGCCCGGACCCTGACGCTCGCTGACATCGGGGGGCCGGTGAATTGCATCGTCATGGATGTTTCGTTCATCAGTCAGAAGCTGATCCTGCCACAGTTCCCGGCACTCCTGACGCCGCCCGGTGATGTCATTGCCCTGATCAAGCCGCAGTTCGAAGTCGGGAGGGGGGAAGTCGGCTCCGGTGGTGTCGTACGGGAGCCTTCTCTTTGGGCACGGACAATCCGCGAAGTGACCGCAGCCTATGAGGCGCAGGGCTTTGCTCTGCGGGGGCTCCTCTGTAGCGAGCCTCCCGGTCCGGAGGGGAATCGCGAGTTTTTGTTGTGGGTGAGTCAGGCAGGCGACTCCGCCTCGCTGGAGCCATTGCTGGAGGCTGCACTGGAGCGCGCACAGCAGCTCTAG